TTAGTATATAGCTCACAAACTTTAATTTGCTCTTGATATCCTTTCTGAACCATTTTGGAATAAAAACTGATCGACCTATCAGCCATTTTTTGCATAGCTTTATTGATGTTTTTTATTGTCCTAACCCAATAAACAGCTTTGCTATTCGGAATTTGTAACGTTGTACAAGTTTGATTGCCTAGCATCAACTTATTATATCCTAAATTGGTTTGGTAAACAAAGTTTTTTAAAAGCGTTGAATTGGTAAAACTTACCGTTTTAGGTTCTAAATACAATGATTGTGCTAAAGCAATAGAATCTGCATCGGCTTGTTTTTGCGTTTTGCTCCATAAATAAAGGGCATCAGCTGCTTGCTGTTCGGTATCTACCAACAAATGTTCTGGAATACCCAATAAATAACCCACATATTTCCATAAATGTAAGGTTCCGTTAATTTCTTGTTGGGTAGGTTTAAAGCCTAGTTTTATTAATCCATCAATAAATGCAATAGAAAAACCCAAATTGGTAGCTTGCATATCCCATAAATTTAAAGGTTTCCCCCACTTAGAATTATCCCAAGTCGGATCTTTTAAAATCATAATTCGTGAGTACGAATGAATTAACCGTGTGGTGATGGTGTTATAAAATCCAGCTTGATTGCGCTGTAACTGATTTTTACCCGTAACATTTACCCAAAAAACAACCGTATCTGCCAAGCGCTTAGCAGCACCTTTTTTAAGGCTTCGGTAAAAATTAAAGGTTTGTTTATGGCTGCCGATTCATACCCGCCCATTAAGCTATAATTTCGTAAAGTTGCTAAACCAGAAGTACCCGATCGGTTACAAAAATTAGTTCCTTCGTTCAATAAATCTGCATCCAACCAATCTGGAATATGAAAAATTTGCTGTAAAAAACGTTGTGTGTTTTCAGAATATGTTTCTACATGCAACGGGTACGTTTTTAGTATTTGATGCAACTTCCCCATTCCGGCTCTAAATCCCATTTCAACCAAATATTCTTCAGCAACTGCATCTCCTAAATCATCTACTTCAAAATAATACGGCACCATAGCATTGGCTGCCAATAAATTAATATTGGCTGATTTTATGGTGTTTAAATAACTTTTAGGATTTTCCCAATAACTTGAGAAAACTGAAGTTGTTGTAGTGCTGTGTCGCGTAGGAATCATGTAATTGGGTTTGAATTTTAAATTTACTTAAAAATAAGTACTTACGTTGATTAAATTTGCTAACAAACTGCTAAATTTTAAAAAATAAAGCTTCAGAACTTAAGTTCTGAAGCTTTAAAAGAGATATATAAAAGGGATAAAATAAATGCGTTACTTTAGTTAAGCAAATGTATCAATTGCCACAAAGTTGCCTTGGTGCACGAGTTGCTTTACTGGGGAAATTCGAGCAACTGCTTCGGCAGAACAACTTGCATCAACAAAAACTAAATTGGCAGCATCTTGCTTTTTAGGCCATTGTTGCTCTCCTTTATCATTTAAAGGTAAAACATTTGCAGTGGCAATTTTTAAACTTCTAGAAAGATCAAATTCTGAGCTATATCCGTATAATTGAGCCATTAAATTGGCTTTTTGTAATACGTTTCCGGTTCCGAATGAATCCCAATGGTCCATAATGCTATCGTTACCGGTATAAACCGTTACATTGTGTTTGTATAAAGTAGGAATTGGCATGGTTAAACGACCAAACGGAATGGTTGATATTACTCCTATTCCGGCATCGCCTAATTTTGCAGCTATTTCTTCTTGTTTTTTAGATTCTAATCTGCCTAAAATAAAACAATGACTTAAAAAGGTTTTATTTTTTAAGGCTGGATTTTCGTTTACCTTATCAATAATATATTCTACGGTTTTTAAACCAGCTTCGTTGGTTTCGTGTAAATGTATATCAATGCCTTTATTGTTATCTAAAGCCAGTTGTACGGTAAAATCGACCGTTTTTTCAATAGCTCCGTCAATGCTGTACGGATCTACCCCACCAATAAAATCGACCGTTTTTAATTTTGCAGCTTCTCGCAAATACGGTACCGAATCGGTATAATAAACGCCGTGTTGTGGAAAGGCAACAATTTCGGCAGAAAAATTATCTTTTTTCTTATCTAAAACTTTTAAAACTTCATCTAAACCGCGAAGTTTAGAAGTTGGTTCAATATTAACATGGCTGCGGGTAATTGATGTACCGTTTTTTTGCAGCAATTCCATAATTTTTTCGGCTCTGTATTGGGTTTGATCTTCAATGCTTGGTAACAAATCTTGTTCAAAAGCAATCATGCCTTTAACACCAGCTTTTGTTCTGTTTTTCGCTTGCCAAGATCCACCGTAATATGTTTTATCTAAATGAATGTGCATGTCTTTAAAAGACGGCAACATTAACAAACCTTTCATATCAATAGCTTGAGCATTATTGGGTTGATTTGCATCTACAGCCGTTATTACTCCGTTTGCTATAGAAATGGTAAACAAATCGGTTTTGGTATGTATTACATTTCCTTCATTATCGTATATAAAACCTGTCTCTAGCAATACGTTTTTTAATTGATACGCATTTTTAGTAGGTTTGCTTTGTAACAAATCTAATTCAGCAGGAAAGCTTGTTTGTCCTGCGGCAAACATAGTTCCAAAGTTTAATCCTATAATTCCTAATCCTGATTTTCTTAAAAAATCTTTTCTAGATATTCCTTTATTTTCCATACTTGTAATTTTTTAACAAAATTAGTGAACCCAATACAAACAAGCGCTGTAACATTTATTACATGACTTGAAAAATTTATACATCGCCTTAAATGTTGTAAAAACAAGCATTTAACTTATACAAGTAATAGATTTTACAACATATCGCAGTTATTATACAAGATAAAAAACAAACATTATAAATAACTTTGTATAAGTAAAATTTAAATAAAATAGTATGAAAAATGTATTAATGATATGCTTAATCGCGATATTAAGTTCGTGTGATGCATCAACAACCCCAACAGATATGAATGCAAAAAATATTATTGAATTGGTTAACGCGAACAATATAAATGGCGTTAAAGAAGCGCTTGAAGCAGGCGCAAATGTAAATACAACAGATAATCAGAACCGAAACTTATTGTTACTTGCAACCTTAAATAGCAATACTGCTATGGCTAAATTATTGGTTGAACATGGTGCTGATGTAAATATGCAAGCTAAAAACTTAGATTCTGCCTTTTTATATGCTGGTGCCAGCGGACAAACCGAATTGGTTAAACTTTATTTAGCTAACGGCGCTCGTTTTGATGTATTTAATCGCTACTACGGTTCTGCGTTAATTCCTGCTTGCGAACGTGGGCATGTAGAAACGGTTCGCGTTTTAGCTACAACACCAAATTATCCGATTGATCATATTAATCGTTTAGGCTGGACCGGATTGCTAGAAGCTGTAATTTTAGGTGACGGATCTAAAAATTATCAAGAAATTGTAAATATTTTAATCGAAAATGGTTCTGATATTTCTATTGGTGACCGAAGCGGTGTTACAGCTTTAGAACATGCTAAAGCAAAACGCCAAACAAAAATTATAGAAATATTAACAAACGTGAATAAATAATTCAACAAATAGGATAAATAACACAACAACCAGGACACAAATAACATTTTAATTTGTAAAAATAATATTAATTCATAATTATGAGAAATTTTAAAAATTCAATTTCTACGCTATTATTGTTATTTGTGTCTGTGTTATTCTACAATTGCAGCAACGATGATAACTCATCAGCAGCTGTAACGTTAACTCCTAGCGAAGTTTTAGCAAGTACACCGTGGGAAACTACTAACGCAAAAAACAATAATGGTGAAGATGTACCATTGAACAATGAAAATGTGATCAATTTTGTTGGTTTTGCTTATTTTAATATAGACGGAACCTTTGTAATGTTCAATTTAGATGATTCGCCAAAAATGCAAGGGGATTGGTCTGTTTCGCCAGATGGTAAAACAAGAACAATTACGGCTAAAAATGATGCAGGTGAAACTTTATTTACACGCGTGGTAGATATTACGGTGCTAACTAAAGATGAATTTACGTACAGAATTTATCCTAACGAATCGGATAAATCGGTGTATTACGACATTATTCACACACCAACTAATCATCCAATTCCAGAGGTATTAACGCCAAGTCAAATTTTAGCGAGCACACCTTGGGAAACTACAAATGCATTAAACAATCTTGGGGAAAACGTTGATTTAAGCGATGCGAACGTAAACAACTTTGTTGGTTTTGCTTATTTTAACATAGACGGAACCTTTGTAATGTTCAATTTAGACGATTCTCCAAAAATGCAAGGTGATTGGTCTGTTTCGCCAGATGGAAAAACAAGAACAATTGTTGCTAAAAATGATGCAGGTGAAACTTTATTTACACGCGTAGTGGATATTACGGTGTTAACTAAAGATGAATTTACATACAGAATTTATCCAAACGAATCGGATAAATCGGTGTATTATGATATTGTTCACACACCAACTAATCATCCAATTCCAGCTCCATTAACGCCAAGCCAAATTTTAGCGAGCACACCGTGGGAAACTACAAATGCAGTTAACAACCTTGGGGAAAACGTTGATTTAGAAGATGCTAATGTTATTAACTTTGTTGGTTTTGCTTATTTTAATATAGACGGAACCTTTGTAATGTTCAATTTAGATGATTCTCCAAAAATGCAAGGAGATTGGACTGTTTCACCAGATGGTAAAACAAGAACAATTGTTGCTAAAAATGATGCAGGTGAAACTTTATTTACACGCGTGGTAGATATTACAGTGTTAACTAAAGATGAATTTACGTACAGAATTTATCCTAACGAAGCAGACAAATCGGTGTATTATGACATTGTTCACACACCAACTAATCATGCTATGCCAAACTAAAGATATTTTTTCATAATTTTTTGGTTCTGATAACATCATTAATTAAAACTTGTTTTAATTAATGATGTTATTTTTTTATCTTTAAAAGAAAAAGATGGATTTTCCGGTTATTAGCATTGATGAATTTGTAGAAAAACATACAACCAGCAATAACGAATTACTATATAATGTAATTCAGGGAGAAAAACATATTGATAAACCGCAC
This genomic window from Flavobacterium agricola contains:
- a CDS encoding DUF4822 domain-containing protein — protein: MRNFKNSISTLLLLFVSVLFYNCSNDDNSSAAVTLTPSEVLASTPWETTNAKNNNGEDVPLNNENVINFVGFAYFNIDGTFVMFNLDDSPKMQGDWSVSPDGKTRTITAKNDAGETLFTRVVDITVLTKDEFTYRIYPNESDKSVYYDIIHTPTNHPIPEVLTPSQILASTPWETTNALNNLGENVDLSDANVNNFVGFAYFNIDGTFVMFNLDDSPKMQGDWSVSPDGKTRTIVAKNDAGETLFTRVVDITVLTKDEFTYRIYPNESDKSVYYDIVHTPTNHPIPAPLTPSQILASTPWETTNAVNNLGENVDLEDANVINFVGFAYFNIDGTFVMFNLDDSPKMQGDWTVSPDGKTRTIVAKNDAGETLFTRVVDITVLTKDEFTYRIYPNEADKSVYYDIVHTPTNHAMPN
- a CDS encoding amidohydrolase, which produces MENKGISRKDFLRKSGLGIIGLNFGTMFAAGQTSFPAELDLLQSKPTKNAYQLKNVLLETGFIYDNEGNVIHTKTDLFTISIANGVITAVDANQPNNAQAIDMKGLLMLPSFKDMHIHLDKTYYGGSWQAKNRTKAGVKGMIAFEQDLLPSIEDQTQYRAEKIMELLQKNGTSITRSHVNIEPTSKLRGLDEVLKVLDKKKDNFSAEIVAFPQHGVYYTDSVPYLREAAKLKTVDFIGGVDPYSIDGAIEKTVDFTVQLALDNNKGIDIHLHETNEAGLKTVEYIIDKVNENPALKNKTFLSHCFILGRLESKKQEEIAAKLGDAGIGVISTIPFGRLTMPIPTLYKHNVTVYTGNDSIMDHWDSFGTGNVLQKANLMAQLYGYSSEFDLSRSLKIATANVLPLNDKGEQQWPKKQDAANLVFVDASCSAEAVARISPVKQLVHQGNFVAIDTFA
- a CDS encoding ankyrin repeat domain-containing protein, whose product is MKNVLMICLIAILSSCDASTTPTDMNAKNIIELVNANNINGVKEALEAGANVNTTDNQNRNLLLLATLNSNTAMAKLLVEHGADVNMQAKNLDSAFLYAGASGQTELVKLYLANGARFDVFNRYYGSALIPACERGHVETVRVLATTPNYPIDHINRLGWTGLLEAVILGDGSKNYQEIVNILIENGSDISIGDRSGVTALEHAKAKRQTKIIEILTNVNK
- a CDS encoding oxygenase MpaB family protein, producing MADTVVFWVNVTGKNQLQRNQAGFYNTITTRLIHSYSRIMILKDPTWDNSKWGKPLNLWDMQATNLGFSIAFIDGLIKLGFKPTQQEINGTLHLWKYVGYLLGIPEHLLVDTEQQAADALYLWSKTQKQADADSIALAQSLYLEPKTVSFTNSTLLKNFVYQTNLGYNKLMLGNQTCTTLQIPNSKAVYWVRTIKNINKAMQKMADRSISFYSKMVQKGYQEQIKVCELYTKPT